From a region of the Nitrospirota bacterium genome:
- a CDS encoding SCO family protein, protein MIRRSALLAILLFAAVSLAPCRSLAGEEGGGATAAGAAGLHISREDANRRYFTDLPVVTHEGNEVRFYSDLLKDRTVLIHFFYIRCTTVCPPALSRLTEVQKMLGERLGKDILLLSLNVDPGRDTPEAIRYYAKVFEPQQGWLFVTGEKEDIAAINRKLGNIHPEPGSHLTVMLMGNLKTGHWIKMLPSAPASKIAETLLSLADEK, encoded by the coding sequence ATGATCCGGCGGTCTGCGCTGCTGGCGATCCTTTTGTTTGCGGCGGTCAGCCTGGCGCCGTGCAGGAGTCTCGCCGGGGAAGAAGGCGGCGGCGCAACCGCAGCCGGTGCAGCGGGCTTGCACATCTCCCGTGAGGACGCGAACCGCCGCTACTTCACCGACCTTCCGGTCGTCACGCATGAAGGCAACGAGGTGCGGTTCTACAGCGATCTTTTGAAAGACAGGACCGTACTGATTCACTTCTTCTATATCCGCTGTACCACGGTCTGTCCGCCTGCGCTGTCGCGGCTTACCGAGGTGCAGAAGATGCTCGGCGAGCGGCTCGGAAAGGATATCCTCCTCCTGTCGCTGAACGTGGACCCCGGCAGAGATACGCCCGAAGCGATCAGATATTACGCCAAGGTCTTCGAGCCGCAGCAGGGATGGCTCTTCGTCACGGGAGAGAAAGAGGACATCGCTGCCATCAACCGCAAGCTCGGGAACATCCATCCGGAGCCCGGGTCGCACCTGACGGTCATGCTCATGGGCAATCTGAAGACAGGGCACTGGATCAAGATGCTGCCGAGCGCTCCGGCATCGAAGATCGCCGAGACGCTCCTCTCCCTGGCGGATGAGAAATGA
- a CDS encoding SCO family protein: MKAMRTRVMMKCRKAPGYIAALIIALMVFGDASAKTPSRVKDPELVKVELLDLELLDQDGRKVKFRSEVIGDRIVVINTFYTACTTVCPALIYIFVELQELLGEYLGREVVLVSLSVDPRTDTPLRLKEFARKQKAKPGWVFLTGDRDNLSRVLLGLDAYSLKIDEHPVMTIIGDNKTGWKRFYGFAGPRQLMKHIAALIEERKSAALQQKGRS, from the coding sequence ATGAAGGCGATGCGGACCCGCGTAATGATGAAGTGCCGAAAGGCGCCCGGCTATATTGCTGCACTGATCATCGCTCTTATGGTGTTCGGCGATGCCTCTGCCAAAACGCCGTCCCGCGTGAAAGACCCCGAGCTGGTGAAGGTCGAGCTCCTCGATCTGGAGCTCCTCGACCAGGACGGCAGGAAGGTGAAGTTCAGGAGCGAGGTGATAGGCGACCGCATCGTGGTGATCAACACCTTCTATACGGCCTGCACCACCGTCTGCCCGGCCCTCATCTATATCTTCGTCGAGCTCCAGGAGCTGCTCGGTGAGTACCTCGGCAGGGAGGTGGTGCTCGTCTCCCTGAGCGTCGATCCGCGGACCGACACGCCGCTGCGGCTGAAGGAGTTCGCCCGCAAACAGAAGGCGAAGCCGGGATGGGTCTTCCTTACCGGAGACCGGGACAACCTGAGCAGAGTGCTGCTCGGGCTCGACGCCTATTCGCTCAAGATCGACGAGCACCCGGTCATGACGATCATCGGCGATAATAAAACCGGATGGAAGCGTTTTTACGGCTTTGCCGGGCCCAGGCAGCTCATGAAGCATATCGCGGCCCTCATCGAGGAACGGAAGAGCGCAGCGCTTCAGCAGAAAGGAAGATCATGA
- a CDS encoding cytochrome D1: protein MDGRIHIKTERAARPRAARSVGIALVLVLLYALLPFAMPRSAYADGEQKLVKEGVAVEMRVTPIAAEKGAAEGVREGEDAAVSFTITGSGTGAPLQGLRPAVWIDRRKSRIGPVKGEPEVVPCEEKVRSFLRGSLAFRPEVDLNTYYILALNEKPTISVIDPLLGYYTSKLITTVILKSPGEDWALSRDGKRLFVTMPKAGSVAVVDTALWKAVAEIDAGKNPVRIALQPDEKYLWVGNDTAAGDNAESGVTVIDVGALTAAAHIATGAGRHEIAFSDDSRYAAVSNSESGTVSVIETFTLRKIGDIAAGSRPSSLAFSKLSKSFYAASEGDGKITVFDPRTLAATALAAKPGLRTVRFSLDGRWGFVANTSENAVHIIDASTNAMLHSITVDDRPDRIVFTGAFAFIRRLGSENISMVQLNALGKGDTLPVLTFSGGQTPPERYPDLGPADTMTRTPEGDVMLVANPVDKTIYYYMEGMISPMGTFQNYGNVPRAVLVVDRSLRETGPGSYTTVFRAPQKGVYDVAFLLDAPRLHHCFTVEVKENPALARREESPVRIEFAKIERAVTAGEPVTIRFRVTDSTTGQPKSGIRDISALSFTSPGTWQRRTLAEPRDNGVYELSVTAPRRGLYFVFLESASLNIRSNQAPSLTFHAVERDRAPGEAHGEKGK from the coding sequence ATGGACGGTCGTATCCATATCAAGACAGAGCGCGCAGCCCGGCCACGGGCTGCGCGCTCTGTCGGAATCGCTCTCGTCCTCGTGCTGCTATACGCCCTGCTGCCCTTCGCTATGCCCCGGTCGGCCTATGCAGACGGAGAGCAGAAACTGGTCAAAGAGGGCGTTGCCGTCGAGATGCGGGTCACGCCGATCGCGGCCGAGAAAGGTGCGGCGGAGGGAGTCCGCGAGGGTGAGGATGCCGCTGTCTCCTTCACGATCACCGGCAGCGGCACCGGCGCACCGCTGCAGGGGCTCCGTCCCGCTGTCTGGATCGACCGGCGCAAGTCGCGCATCGGCCCTGTCAAGGGAGAGCCCGAAGTCGTGCCCTGCGAAGAGAAGGTGAGGTCCTTTCTCAGGGGGAGTCTCGCTTTCAGGCCGGAGGTCGATCTCAACACGTACTATATACTAGCCCTCAACGAGAAGCCGACCATCTCGGTGATCGACCCGCTTCTCGGCTACTACACGAGCAAGCTGATCACCACCGTCATCCTGAAAAGCCCCGGCGAGGACTGGGCCCTGAGCCGCGACGGCAAGAGGCTCTTCGTCACCATGCCGAAAGCAGGTTCGGTCGCTGTCGTCGATACGGCGCTCTGGAAAGCAGTCGCCGAGATCGATGCAGGAAAGAATCCCGTGCGCATAGCCCTTCAGCCGGACGAGAAGTATCTCTGGGTCGGCAACGACACCGCTGCCGGCGACAATGCCGAAAGCGGGGTGACGGTGATCGATGTCGGCGCCCTTACGGCAGCGGCGCATATTGCTACCGGCGCAGGGAGGCACGAGATCGCCTTCAGCGACGACAGCCGCTATGCCGCGGTATCCAACAGCGAAAGCGGCACGGTCTCGGTGATCGAGACCTTCACGCTCCGCAAGATCGGCGATATTGCAGCAGGCAGCCGTCCCTCGTCGCTCGCTTTTTCGAAGCTCTCGAAATCGTTCTATGCAGCGAGCGAGGGTGACGGGAAGATCACTGTCTTCGATCCGAGGACCCTCGCGGCGACCGCGCTTGCGGCAAAGCCCGGCTTGAGGACCGTCCGCTTCTCGCTCGACGGCCGCTGGGGGTTCGTCGCCAACACCAGCGAGAATGCCGTGCATATCATCGATGCTTCGACCAACGCGATGCTCCACAGCATCACCGTCGACGACCGGCCCGACCGGATCGTCTTCACCGGCGCCTTCGCCTTCATCCGCCGCCTCGGGTCCGAAAATATCAGCATGGTCCAGCTGAACGCCCTGGGAAAGGGCGACACCCTCCCGGTGCTCACCTTCAGCGGGGGGCAGACGCCGCCTGAGCGGTATCCGGATCTCGGTCCTGCCGACACCATGACCAGAACGCCCGAGGGCGATGTCATGCTCGTCGCCAACCCGGTCGATAAGACGATCTACTACTACATGGAAGGGATGATCTCCCCCATGGGCACGTTCCAGAACTACGGCAATGTGCCGCGTGCAGTACTGGTGGTCGACCGGAGCCTCAGGGAGACGGGGCCCGGCTCCTATACCACTGTTTTCAGGGCGCCGCAGAAGGGTGTCTACGATGTCGCCTTCCTGCTCGACGCTCCCCGCCTGCACCACTGCTTTACCGTGGAGGTGAAGGAGAATCCGGCCCTCGCCCGCAGGGAGGAGTCGCCGGTCCGTATCGAATTCGCGAAAATAGAGAGGGCGGTCACCGCAGGAGAGCCCGTAACGATACGCTTCAGAGTCACCGACAGCACGACAGGTCAGCCGAAATCGGGAATACGGGACATCAGCGCCCTCTCCTTTACCTCTCCCGGCACGTGGCAGCGCCGCACCCTTGCGGAACCTCGTGACAACGGCGTCTACGAACTGTCCGTGACCGCGCCGCGCCGGGGCCTCTATTTCGTCTTCCTCGAGAGCGCTTCTCTGAATATACGCTCCAATCAGGCGCCGTCGCTGACGTTCCATGCCGTAGAAAGGGACCGCGCTCCGGGGGAGGCGCACGGGGAGAAAGGAAAGTGA